The genomic segment TCATAGGCACCTTCCGGGCGCGGCTGCGTGCCGGGCTTCCACTGCAACAGCGGGCGAATAAGATCGGCCAGACGCTCGAGAATGTCGATACGCACGGCACGCTTGCCGAGGAAGCGGAAGCCTGCGAGCTTGTAGAACATGCGCTCATAGCTGCTGTCGGTGACAACGGATGTACGACCGGCGGCCAGAACCGGAATGAGATCGCCGTAACCTGGCTTTCCGAGACCATCGTTCTTTAGCGCCCAGAGCAGCGTTACAAGCTCTGCCGGAGCAGGCTTGAGCAGCGCTGGCAGGAACACGTGATAGGCGCCGAAGCGAATGCCATAGCGGCGCATGGAGGCGCGCGCATCCTGATCAAGCGTCTTGACCTCTTCGGTCACGTCGCGACGGAAGAGAACACCGAGATTTTCAACGAGCTGGAACGCCAAGCCCTTCGCCAAACCCTGAAGATCTTCGGCGCGGGAAATATCGTCCAGAGGCTTCAGCACGGTTGCGATCTGGTGGTTTACGAATCGCTCGACGCGGGCAACGGCGTGATCGCGGGCATTGCCGCTCAACAGTTCGTCGGCCAGCATGATGACACGCGGCTTCATGATGTTATCGCCAGACGAAAGACGCGCGACAGGGTCGCCTAGCCAACGCACCGTCCCATCGGAGCCCAAGGCAAGGTCGCCATTGCCGCTGGCGTGCAGACGCGCAGCACGCGCCTCATATTCCAGCGCAAGCGCCTTCTGCGCTGCTCCTTGCACAGCCTTGGCATCTGGCCCCTCGGCTCCGGCTACCGGTGTAAACCGGAAACCCGCCAACTGGCCGACATGATGTCCTTCAACAAAGACATCACCATTCACACTGATTTCAGCTTCAAGCATCGCATTCTCTCTTAGGCGCCTCATGAGCACAGATGTCCTGCGATCAACAAAGCGTTTCGTCAACCTTTCATGTAGAGCATCGGACAATCGATCTTCGATTTCCCGAGTCTTTTCTTGCCAGTGTGTCGGATCGGCAAGCCATCCTGGGCGGTTTGATACATACGTCCATGTTCTGATCTGCGCAATCCTTGCAGAAAGCGTATCGATCTCACCGTCGGTGCGGTCCGCCCGCCGCACCTGTTCGGCCATGAAGTCCTCGTTGACGGCCCCGTGTTTGACGAGGTCGAAATAGAGCGTCGAAATCAGGTCGGCATGCTGGGCGGGCGCGATGCGGCGAAAATCCGGCAAAGCGCAGGCCTCCCACAGCTTTTCGACCCGCTCGGCGTTAGAGGTAATGTCGACAATTTCGGGATAACGCGACAGATGTTCCAGCGCCTGCTGGTCGATAGCCGGCAGCGCGCGCGCCAGACCCTGAATGGTCGGGGCGGCATCCAGACTTCCACGCAAATTGGCGATGGAGGAGAAATCGAAGTTCTTGGTGCGCCATTGCAGCACTTTGACCGAATCGAACTGGTGCGATTCGACCCGCTCGACAAGTTCGTCATCGAGAGGATCGACCTGACCGGTCACACCAAACGTGCCGTCGCGCAAATGACGTCCGGCACGGCCCGCAATCTGGCCCATCTCACCGGGGTTGAGATTGCGGAACTGATAGCCGTCGAACTTTCGATCCTGCGCAAAAGCAACGTGATCGACATCGAGGTTGAGCCCCATGCCGATGGCATCAGTTGCGATCAGATATTCGACATCGCCATTTTGATAGAGACCGACCTGCGCATTGCGTGTGCGCGGTGAAAGCGCACCGAGTACGACAGCGGCACCACCGCGCTGACGGCGCACCAGTTCGGCAATCGCATAGACCTCGTCGGCGGAAAAGGCGACGATGGCCGTGCGTCGCGGCAGGCGGGTGATCTTCTTTTGTCCCGCATAAAACAGCTGCGACAGTCTTGGCCGCTCGACCACGACGATGCCGGGAAGCAGCTTTTCCAGAATGGGCCGCATGGTGCCCGCACCCAGCAGCAGCGTTTCTTCCCGCCCGCGCAGATTCAAGATGCGGTCGGTGAAGATATGGCCGCGCTCCAGATCGCCCGCCAACTGCACCTCATCGATGGCAACGAAGGCCGCAGTCGTTTCGCGCGGCATCGCTTCCACGGTACAGACGGAATATTTGGCCTTGGGAGGGGAAATCTTTTCTTCGCCGGTAATCAGCGCCACGTTCGGCGCACCCACCTTTTCCACCAGCCTCGTATAGACCTCACGGGCCAGCAGACGAAGCGGCAGGCCGATGACACCGTTGCCATGCGCGACCATCCGTTCGATGGCATAATGCGTCTTGCCGGTATTGGTGGGTCCAAGAACGGCCGTAACACCGCGGCCGCTCAAGAGCATGGGGCGAAAATTCAACGTACTATCCGTGAAATCGACTAACTGACTGTTTTACAACGCACTCGAAACATATCCGCCCGCGTCTTCCACCACACATGGCAATCGCAAAGGTCAAAGGCAAGGAAGGATTGGATAAAACCTGAAATTGCGCCGATTTTTGCGTCATAAACACTGACGAGAGCGATTCGGAACAGGCTGCGAACGAATCAGCGACGAATCGCTGACTCCGTATGATTCAGCTTTTGTTCACGGCTATATCTGGGCAGCAGCAACTCTCCGCTCTACAAGATCGTGAATCGTGTCGTTCCGGGCTTTTGTCACATTAGAGCGGTTGGCCAGCCAGCAATCGCGGCCCGTCCTTATCCGCCGTTCCCGCCGCTTGGCCGATGAAATAGGACTTGAGGCCGGGAATCCGGTCCACGAGCCCCAGGCCGAAATCGCGGGCGATCCTGATCGGCCCGACATCGTTGGAGAACAGCCGGTTCAGCACATCGGTGGTGATGCCCATCCGCACCGTGTCGAACCGCCGCCAAGACTGGTAGCGCTCCAGCACGTTCAGCGAACCGATGTCGAGGCCGAGGCGATCCGCGTCGACGATGGTTTCGGCAAGCGCTGCCACATCCTTGAAACCGAGATTGAGCCCCTGGCCCGAAATCGGGTGAATACCGTGCGCCGCATCGCCTGCGAGCGCCAGACGCGGCGCCACGAAGGCTCGGGCAAGCGTTAGGCCCAGCGGAAAGGCCCGCCGTGGACCGACAGGCTTCACGGTTCCCAACTTGTGGCCAAAACGGCGTTCCAGCTCCTCCTCGAATACCAGATCGTCGGACGCCACCAGACGGTCGGCATCCGCGGTTCGCTCCGTCCAGACGAGCGAGGAGCGATTGCCTTTCAGCGGCAAGATGGCAAAGGGGCCGGACGGTAGGAAATGCTCTTCGGCGCAGCCATTGTGTGGACGCTCATGCTCCACCGTCGTCACGATGCCCGACTGGTCGTAAGCCCAGTGCACGGTCTTGATACCGGCCATGTCGCGCAGCGCCGAACGCACACCGTCACACGCCACCAGCAGAGGCGTCTCAAGGGATGAACCGTCAGAGAGAGCAATGAGATTGCTCTGTGGACCGGGCTCGAAACCCGATACGCTCAAACCATGGCGAATCTCGATACCCAGCCGTTCGCAGACGCCACGCAACGCACCCACCATAGCGACATTGGGAATCATATGGGCAAAGGGCTGGCCCTCCGCCACATCCCCGTCGAAGGTCAGAAACACCGGGCGCACGGGATCGGATGTTTTCGAATCGGTCACGATCATCTTGTTGATCGGCTGCGCCTCTGGCAGCAGTTCCTGCCATATGCCGAAGACATCAAGCATCCGCGTCGCTGCCGCGATGATGGCGGAGGCGCGCATATCCTTCTTCCAGACGTGTTCCGGTGCGGCTTCGATCACCTGCACAGCCAGATGGGGCGCAGCCTGCTTGATGGCCACGGCAACGCTCAGGCCCACATATCCGCCGCCTGCAACAACAACATCCAGCATCACGACCACTCCCGCATTCTTGTGAATCTCACGTCTGCACTATAGACCATCCATTTAGGTCTTCCTACAGCCGGAGCATGTCGAAAATGTCGCGCCCTCTCGAAAATACAGCTCCGCTGCAAAACCTCATTTCCACGCTCGATCTGGAAAAGCTTGAGGAAAACCTGTTTCGGGGCACCAGTCCGCAGGTCGGCTGGCAGCGCGTGTTCGGGGGTCAGGTCATCGCGCAGGCCTTGATGGCGGCGCAGCGCACGGTGGGGGAGGACCGCTTCGTCCACTCCCTACACGCCTATTTCATGCGGCCCGGCGACCCCAAGGTGCCGATCATCTATCAGGTCGACCGCATCCGCGACGGCGCAAGCTTTGCCACACGCCGCATCGTCGCCATTCAGCACGGCCACGCTATTTTCTCCATGTCGGCATCATTCCAGATCGACGAAGGCGGCTTCGACCATCAGGCGCAAATTCCAGACGTGCCGCAGCCGGAGCAGTTGATGAGCGAAGAGCAGATGCGCGATGCCTTCCTCGCCAAGGCACCGCCTGCCATCAGGAAATATTGGGAAAACAAACGCCCGATCGAGATCAGGCCCGTCTCGCTCACCCATTACATTTCCAAGGAAAAGCTCGAGCCCCATCAAAACGTATGGGTGCGTGCGGTCGGCGACGTGCCCGCCGACCGGCATTACCAGGCCGCCGTTCTGGCCTATCTCTCCGATATGACCCTGCTGGACACCTCACTCTACGCCCACGGCACCACGATCTTCGACCCTGCCGTTCAGGCTGCCAGCCTCGATCACGCCATGTGGTTTCATCGCCCCTGCAAACTGGATGACTGGCTGCTGTACACACAGGATAGCCCCAGCGCGTCAGGAGCTCGCGGGCTCACGCGCGGCAACCTGTTTACGCGCGATGGCATTCTGGTCGCGTCCATGGCGCAGGAAGGCCTGATCCGCAAATTGGCAAATGATTAAATAATAGTCATTTTTATTTTTTTGCCCGCTTCTTGAGCGCGGCTTGCATATTTGTGTGCCTATTTTACAGACTTATTTATTAAATCCATTATTTTTCAATAGCTTATCAAAACACCATCAAACTGGCACGCGCCTTGAATGTACAGGTGCAGTCGCTGTTGTTGATCTGCCAGCGTCGGGACATGTCGGCTCTGCGCCGAGGCAAACAAAGGATGGGAAACCAGATGAAAATTGTGATGGCCATTATCAAGCCGTTCAAGCTGGACGAAGTGCGCGAAGCACTGACAGCTGTCGGCATCCAGGGCCTGACCGTGACCGAGGTGAAGGGTTACGGACGCCAGAAGGGACATACCGAAATTTATCGCGGCACCGAATACGCGGTCAGCTTTCTTCCCAAGTTGAAGATCGAGATCGCCGTCGCTTCGGATCTCGTGGAAAAGGCCGTCGAGGCCATCGCATCCTCCGCCAAGACGGGCCAGATCGGTGATGGCAAGATTTTCGTCTACTCGATCGAACAGGCCGTGCGCATCCGTACCGGCGAAACAAACACAGAAGCGCTTTAAGCACGCCTGACAGGGGAGTTTTCAAACCATGCAATTCAACAAGATTTCCACACTCAGCGCGCTCGGCGCCAGTGCGGCGGCCCTTCTGGCCCCGATTGCAGCCTTCGCGCAGGACGCCGCTGCCCCGGTTGCCGCTGCTGCTGCCGCAGCCCCGGTTCCTGAAAAGGCCGACACCGCATTCATGTTCCTCGCCACCATCCTGGTGCTGTTCATGATCATCCCGGGTCTCGGACTGTTTTATGGTGGTCTGGTTCGCAGCAAGAACATGCTGTCCGTCCTGATGCAGTGCACGGTCATCGCCGCGTCTGTCATGATCATCTGGGTCATCTATGGTTATTCCTTCGCCTTCGGCGGTTCCGAAAGCCCGTTCTTCGGTGGCTTCGCCAAGATGTTCCTGTCCGGCGTCACCAAGGACAGCACGGCTGCGACCTTCTCGCAGGGCGTCGTCATTCCTGAATTCATCTTCGTGATGTTCCAGATGACCTTTGCCGCCATCACACCGGCACTGATCATCGGTGCCTTTGCCGAGCGTATCAAGTTCTCCGCCTCCATCCTGTTCTGCATCCTCTGGGTGACGTTCGTCTACTTCCCGATCGCTCACATGGTCTGGGACGCAAAGGGCTACCTCTTCGGTCTCGGCGCTCTCGACTTCGCTGGCGGCACGGTCGTTCACATCAACGCCGGTGTTGCCGGTCTTATCGGCGCGATCATGGTTGGCAAGCGTACCGGCTTCGGCAAGGACATGATGGCCCCTCACTCCATGACGCTAACCTATGTCGGTGCAGCCATGCTCTGGGTTGGCTGGTTCGGCTTCAACGCCGGTTCCAACCTCGAAGCCTCCAGCGGCGCGATGCTTGCAACCGTCAACACCTTCGTTGCGACGGCAGCAGCCATCCTGTCGTGGTGCCTGGTCGAGACTTTCACACGCGGCAAGGCTTCCATGCTGGGCGCAGCATCCGGCATGATCGCCGGTCTGGTTGCCATCACACCGGCAGCCGGTATCGTTGGCCCCATGGGCGCCATCGTCATGGGCGCGATCGTATCGCCACTTTGCTACTTCTTCGTCTCCGTGGTGAAGAACAAGTTCGGCTATGACGACACGGCAGACGTCTTCGGCGTTCACGGCGTGGGCGGCATCTTCGGCGCGCTCGCAACCGGCATCTTCGCAAGCGCATCGCTCGGCGGCATTGGTTACGCAGGCGAACAGACGATGAGCGGCCAGTTCCTGGTTCAGGTTCAGGCTGTCGTCGTCACCCTGCTGTGGACCGGTATCGGCTCTGCGATCCTCTACAAGGTCGTCGATCTCATCGTCGGTCTGCGTGTTCCCGTCGAAGCCGAACGCGAAGGTCTCGATCTGGCATCGCACGGCGAAGCAGCCTACCACTCTTAAGAACTGTCGGATGGGGGCGATTGTCTCGCCCCCTCCTCAAACGAAAAAAGCCCGGTCTCGCGCCGGGCTTTTTTCGTTTTCGCATCCTAAGTCATGTCTGAATCTGCATGGTTAATGCCATATTAACCTCCCTCCCGCTATTTTGCCCTGTCATCCCGTCTGCGCCACGTTTGGTCAGACTTCGGAAGCAACGAAAAAACGACAGGTTCAGCATATGGACAGAGT from the Agrobacterium vaccinii genome contains:
- a CDS encoding helicase-related protein yields the protein MLLSGRGVTAVLGPTNTGKTHYAIERMVAHGNGVIGLPLRLLAREVYTRLVEKVGAPNVALITGEEKISPPKAKYSVCTVEAMPRETTAAFVAIDEVQLAGDLERGHIFTDRILNLRGREETLLLGAGTMRPILEKLLPGIVVVERPRLSQLFYAGQKKITRLPRRTAIVAFSADEVYAIAELVRRQRGGAAVVLGALSPRTRNAQVGLYQNGDVEYLIATDAIGMGLNLDVDHVAFAQDRKFDGYQFRNLNPGEMGQIAGRAGRHLRDGTFGVTGQVDPLDDELVERVESHQFDSVKVLQWRTKNFDFSSIANLRGSLDAAPTIQGLARALPAIDQQALEHLSRYPEIVDITSNAERVEKLWEACALPDFRRIAPAQHADLISTLYFDLVKHGAVNEDFMAEQVRRADRTDGEIDTLSARIAQIRTWTYVSNRPGWLADPTHWQEKTREIEDRLSDALHERLTKRFVDRRTSVLMRRLRENAMLEAEISVNGDVFVEGHHVGQLAGFRFTPVAGAEGPDAKAVQGAAQKALALEYEARAARLHASGNGDLALGSDGTVRWLGDPVARLSSGDNIMKPRVIMLADELLSGNARDHAVARVERFVNHQIATVLKPLDDISRAEDLQGLAKGLAFQLVENLGVLFRRDVTEEVKTLDQDARASMRRYGIRFGAYHVFLPALLKPAPAELVTLLWALKNDGLGKPGYGDLIPVLAAGRTSVVTDSSYERMFYKLAGFRFLGKRAVRIDILERLADLIRPLLQWKPGTQPRPEGAYDGRRFTTTTAMLSILGATLDDMEEILKGLGYRADQVSAEEAAAFLGQSGDASKVEATTEAAPAEETASHDDADAEVATETPAASDAVAEAPAEVKAEDAPAETAVEPAAEAAPAEVAEPKPVLLWRPGGRNDNQRTDNRRPGNRGGENRGERRTEGGEERPGQPRGNANRDGDRKRDGERKREGGRPGNNGNRNERPDRGERKDRPERNDRGGKPQGQQRFEAKPPRKEKPMDPDSPFAKLAALKEQLKK
- a CDS encoding ubiquinone biosynthesis hydroxylase: MLDVVVAGGGYVGLSVAVAIKQAAPHLAVQVIEAAPEHVWKKDMRASAIIAAATRMLDVFGIWQELLPEAQPINKMIVTDSKTSDPVRPVFLTFDGDVAEGQPFAHMIPNVAMVGALRGVCERLGIEIRHGLSVSGFEPGPQSNLIALSDGSSLETPLLVACDGVRSALRDMAGIKTVHWAYDQSGIVTTVEHERPHNGCAEEHFLPSGPFAILPLKGNRSSLVWTERTADADRLVASDDLVFEEELERRFGHKLGTVKPVGPRRAFPLGLTLARAFVAPRLALAGDAAHGIHPISGQGLNLGFKDVAALAETIVDADRLGLDIGSLNVLERYQSWRRFDTVRMGITTDVLNRLFSNDVGPIRIARDFGLGLVDRIPGLKSYFIGQAAGTADKDGPRLLAGQPL
- the tesB gene encoding acyl-CoA thioesterase II, translated to MSRPLENTAPLQNLISTLDLEKLEENLFRGTSPQVGWQRVFGGQVIAQALMAAQRTVGEDRFVHSLHAYFMRPGDPKVPIIYQVDRIRDGASFATRRIVAIQHGHAIFSMSASFQIDEGGFDHQAQIPDVPQPEQLMSEEQMRDAFLAKAPPAIRKYWENKRPIEIRPVSLTHYISKEKLEPHQNVWVRAVGDVPADRHYQAAVLAYLSDMTLLDTSLYAHGTTIFDPAVQAASLDHAMWFHRPCKLDDWLLYTQDSPSASGARGLTRGNLFTRDGILVASMAQEGLIRKLAND
- a CDS encoding P-II family nitrogen regulator encodes the protein MGNQMKIVMAIIKPFKLDEVREALTAVGIQGLTVTEVKGYGRQKGHTEIYRGTEYAVSFLPKLKIEIAVASDLVEKAVEAIASSAKTGQIGDGKIFVYSIEQAVRIRTGETNTEAL
- a CDS encoding ammonium transporter gives rise to the protein MQFNKISTLSALGASAAALLAPIAAFAQDAAAPVAAAAAAAPVPEKADTAFMFLATILVLFMIIPGLGLFYGGLVRSKNMLSVLMQCTVIAASVMIIWVIYGYSFAFGGSESPFFGGFAKMFLSGVTKDSTAATFSQGVVIPEFIFVMFQMTFAAITPALIIGAFAERIKFSASILFCILWVTFVYFPIAHMVWDAKGYLFGLGALDFAGGTVVHINAGVAGLIGAIMVGKRTGFGKDMMAPHSMTLTYVGAAMLWVGWFGFNAGSNLEASSGAMLATVNTFVATAAAILSWCLVETFTRGKASMLGAASGMIAGLVAITPAAGIVGPMGAIVMGAIVSPLCYFFVSVVKNKFGYDDTADVFGVHGVGGIFGALATGIFASASLGGIGYAGEQTMSGQFLVQVQAVVVTLLWTGIGSAILYKVVDLIVGLRVPVEAEREGLDLASHGEAAYHS